In one Brassica oleracea var. oleracea cultivar TO1000 chromosome C9, BOL, whole genome shotgun sequence genomic region, the following are encoded:
- the LOC106317513 gene encoding uncharacterized protein LOC106317513, with product MSKTSILLPFLLLIIFVSTSQANRQLWDGGLLGSKSGVNRIPGFKGNVDWMNPTHTCTMQGPCRGKKLTCPAECYKSSNVNKEGYKSSSKSGGCTFDCTNKCIASC from the coding sequence ATGTCTAAAACATCAATCCTTTTACCTTTTCTTCTCCTAATCATATTTGTCTCTACATCTCAAGCAAATCGTCAACTCTGGGATGGTGGTTTACTCGGATCCAAATCCGGGGTTAATAGGATTCCTGGATTTAAAGGAAATGTAGATTGGATGAATCCAACACATACGTGCACAATGCAAGGACCTTGTCGTGGTAAGAAGCTCACGTGTCCCGCAGAGTGCTACAAATCATCCAACGTTAACAAGGAAGGTTATAAAAGCAGCAGCAAGAGCGGAGGATGTACATTTGACTGTACTAATAAGTGTATCGCCTCTTGTTAA
- the LOC106314260 gene encoding keratin, type I cytoskeletal 9-like — MQTRSSGGGSVKKRSFGAGLVKKISYGCGSVKKRNYGCGSVKKRRYDCGSVKKRSYSSMQSSSSGGGSVKKRSSSGGSKRSSGGGSLKKRSYGGGSLKKISYGGGSMQRSSFGGALVKKRSSGGGSVTIYGMQW, encoded by the exons ATGCAGACGAGAAGCTCCGGTGGTGGCTCGGTGAAGAAGAGAAGCTTCGGTGCTGGCTTGGTGAAGAAGATAAGCTACGGTTGTGGCTCGGTGAAGAAGAGAAACTACGGTTGTGGCTCGGTGAAGAAGAGAAGATATGATTGTGGCTCAGTGAAGAAGAGAAGCTACAGCTCGATGCAGAGTAGTAGCTCCGGTGGTGGCTCGGTGAAGAAGAGAAGCTCCAGTGGTGGCTCG AAGAGAAGCTCTGGTGGTGGCTCGTTGAAGAAGAGAAGCTATGGTGGTGGCTCGTTGAAGAAGATAAGCTACGGTGGTGGCTCGATGCAGAGGAGTAGCTTCGGTGGTGCCTTAGTGAAGAAGAGAAGCTCCGGTGGTGGCTCGGTGACAATCTACGGCATGCAGTGGTAG